The Candidatus Methylomirabilota bacterium genome includes the window TCGATGCAGGAGGTGGTGGCCAACTTCCTGCGCGGACGCTTCGTGGACCACTACCGCGACGGCCGGGGCGCCGAACGGCGCGACAACACGCTGCTCGGCGGCGTCCCGGGCGGCGTCTATCCGTGCGCGCCGGGCGGGCCCAACACCTACGTCTTCATCTACGTCCAGCCGATCAACCAGGAGATGTGGCGGCAGTTCGCCACGGCGATCGGGCGGGAGGATCTGGTCACCGACCCCCGCTGCACCGACGCCCGGACCCGCTGGCAGCACCGCGAGGAGCTGGACGCCATCACCCGGGCCTGGACGAGCGCGCGGACGAAGCAGGAGGTGATGGAGATCCTCGGCAAGGCCGGCGTCCCGTGCGGCGCCGTGCTGGACACGGCCGAGGTGCTGGACGACCCGCACCTCAACGCGCGCGGCCAGATCGCCACCATCGATCATCCCACCCGGGGCCGCATTCGCCTGCCCGGCTGTCCGGTGCGCCTGTCCGCCTCGGACGCGGTGACGACGCCGCCTCCGCTGGCCGGCCAGCACACCGCGGAGGTGCTGGCCGAGGTGCTGGGGCTGTCGAAGGACGACGTGCAGGCCCTCCAGCAGCGCGGCGTCGTGGGCTGACGTGCGATGCGGCCGGATGTGGCCCCCCGCACCCACCCGCGGATCGAGGCCCGTCTGTGCGGGCACCCGCTGGAGCTGAGCCCGGGGCGCGCGCGGGTTTCGCTGGACACGACCCCCGAGATGGCGGCTGACGAGCGGGGCCTCGTCCACGGCGGCTTCACCTTCGGGCTGGCCGACTACGCCGCCATGCTGGCCGTCAACGAGCCCACGGTGGTGCTGGCCAGCGCCGAGACGAAGTTCCTCGCCCCCGTGGTGACGGGCGAGCGTCTGGAGGCCGAGGCCCAGGTGGAGCGCAGCGAGGGCCGGCGGCGCTGGGTCACGGTGGTCGTCCGCCGGGCCGACACCCCGGAGCGAATCCTCGAAGGACAGTTCCTGG containing:
- a CDS encoding CoA transferase, with product MSERALAGMRILDLTQFEAGTTCTQFLGWLGADVIKIEPPGGEQSRRNRPEVPGLDAMFFLVFNANKRSVVIDLKRPEGRALFLRMVEHADVVVENFAPGLMERLGLDYPALRAVNSAIIVARIKGFGLSGPYHEYKSFDMIAQATGGVMSVTGFADREPVRCGAAIGDTGTGVHTAGAIMAAYIQRLRTGQGQLVEVSMQEVVANFLRGRFVDHYRDGRGAERRDNTLLGGVPGGVYPCAPGGPNTYVFIYVQPINQEMWRQFATAIGREDLVTDPRCTDARTRWQHREELDAITRAWTSARTKQEVMEILGKAGVPCGAVLDTAEVLDDPHLNARGQIATIDHPTRGRIRLPGCPVRLSASDAVTTPPPLAGQHTAEVLAEVLGLSKDDVQALQQRGVVG
- a CDS encoding PaaI family thioesterase — translated: MAPRTHPRIEARLCGHPLELSPGRARVSLDTTPEMAADERGLVHGGFTFGLADYAAMLAVNEPTVVLASAETKFLAPVVTGERLEAEAQVERSEGRRRWVTVVVRRADTPERILEGQFLAVVPDGHILDTRKERSR